The Acropora palmata chromosome 3, jaAcrPala1.3, whole genome shotgun sequence nucleotide sequence GTCCCAAAATCTGGAACTCCCTCCCTATATCAATTACTTCATCATCCAGTTTTCTCACCTTTAAGACTAAAATGCTGgagtttttattaaaaaaatcaaaatcttgaattgGCGATGCCGCACTTACGCAGCTCCTTATTTTTCCTATTATTAACAATAACCGAGGTGGCCTCTCTTATAAGCCTGGTGGTTTCTTGAGGTCTCCTCGCCATTACCTTCAGCTgtaatttaattcttttcGTTTACAATGGcaaattgatgatgatgatgatgatgatgatgacattTGGTAGAAGTTGTTTGTACATATTAATATCTGGGAGACTACATTATGGTGGGTGACTATATGGTATACTGGCATGAAGTATACACCCTGTAACACATCAgctgataaaataaaaagaccaCTAGATTGCCTCCCACCAGGTGGCATTCTCAAAATTGTTAATTCACTGAATTCAAAAAGGCACTACAAGGAGTGGTCACTTACGTTTTTATCCTGGcctgatttctttgaaaaagcaTATCCTCCCTCTTGTCTCAGACTGACAAAGAACCTCCCAAATATAGTCCCTCTTACGGATACAATTGACACAGACAAAGACATTGGCCGCGTGCAAGTGCCTCTTTTACTGAGGCTGCAGCCATTTATTGTGATCGATATTAAGTTGAGAAATTACCAATTTGACATGATTGTATCATTATAAATAGTTACCtataagaaaggctttaaggatctcaaacaggcaaatatcctttattttgtcctcaaGCCTCTCTATAAGAAAAGTATTGTAACATTATAATAGTTACCtataagaaaggctttaagaatctcaaacaggcaaatataatttattttgtcctcAAGCCTCTCTATATAAGAAAAGTATTGTAACATTATAATAGTTACCTATAAGAAAGACTTTAAGGATCTCAAACAGGCAAATATCCCTTATTTTGTCCTCAAGCCTCTCTATAAGAAAAGTATTCAGGTAGAATGAAATTAAGACTATTACTACCAGATGATTCAGACCTCTGGAAGACAACTCAGTACTACCATATTTGGgatctgaaaattttcaaaaagattACAGAACAAAATTGTTGAATCCAGGCGCAAATCAAAGAGAACACAAAGCCTAAGATTCTATAGACCTCGTCGCCAAGGAAAACAATCAGTGAGGTGAGTGTTCCACAAGTGTCGATACCCAGAGGGGCTTCGTCACCAAAGGAAACTATGAGTGAGGTGAGTTTTGTTCTATTGTTGATTccctaaaaatattttatttagcACTAATACTTCATTTATAAAATGGACAAGCTTCCAAAATTCCGAGATGTTGAAATAGAAGTAAATGTCtaaataattacaatacaTACTAACATTTGCAATTATaagaaaatgtgaaaatatatatatatgaaataggTAATAGTGTGAATTACTCTAAAGGTGACTTAGCCctaattaaaagaaatctaTATTACATTCATCtggaaaattaataaaataagcTGATtagtttattaataataattattaaaaattttccttaAAGGTGCGATTATAGCTTTTTCTCGAAAATACTAATAGTGGAACTGTTTTCTCCTTTGCTTGACAGGCTTGAGTTTCTCAATGGTTGGGAAAAAAACGTGTACGATTAtgaatttccttttcaaaatctcTCAGTTCCTgtacataaaaacaaacagatgCCAGGTAAAACTGGAAGTTAAACACTACTTCTTAAATAAGTGTTTTTATAATTCTTGTGGATTTTATctgctttctgattggctattgGGAAATGTGACAATCAGTTCTCGGTTTTTGGATATACACAGTGACATAGAATATTGATGTTCTTGGAGAACATAATTTATGTATAAACTCACCTGACTAGCAACAGGAAGCACACAGCTTCCTTCAACTTGGAAGAATCATCCCTCCACAAAGAAATAGATGGCAAGCTCTTCTACCGATCCTGTCCTGCGACACACTTCctaagtaaagaaaaaaggggTTGGACTTTTAAGTTAATTACTGAAGTATGAGTGAAAAAGGGTAAACAATCAGGGTTACAGTAGATGTGATAGCAATCATCTAGGATTGATTCTaggataaaattattgttatcttaacgaaaattatcattataattaCATAAATTAAACCAAATTCTTCCAAAATGGCAACATAAAATTATGTTGAAGGAATGTGCTTCTTGAATTAATCAATTAATTACAGCCttggacaaaaataattatgtatttACCTGGAATCTGGCTCTTTGCCAAAACCGCCTTTCCAGGATCGCCTTGTACATCAAAGTGCGGTCCCTTGGttctttcataattatttaccCTCTGAGTTGTGTTAGATTTCTCTATTAAAAAGGAACATTACTAGTTTTTAGAAATAGAAGATCAAGTTGTTTGTTCTTGGAGTATCATCGATCGGATCCAATGCATTTGGTGCGGGTGCTTTACgctgaaaattgcattttttatttgcaacatACCGAAAAAGACTTACCAATGTAGAATTTATACGAAAACTCTTTCACGTATAAAAGATACAAATAACGCAAAAGGGCTTGTAACACTTGGTCCTGCCCCGTGTAGTGTTAAAAAATTTCAGTCCACTTACCTTTAAAAGGAGTCTTGTGGTCGGGCAAGAATCATGATAATTCCGTTGAAAGTGAAAATCCTCGTTAGCGTCGAAAACACATCCGAAATGTCTCTAGAAACAACGCAACGTGCAAGCAGTTTTAATGGTTAGAAACAGCTACGTTACACAAAACGGAATAAACCAAGTTCAgcgaaaatataaaagaaaataaaacaatttaccTTCCTCCCACAGAGCACAGCTGACAGGTGGCAAACAATTTTACCGCGCTTTTCTCCCGCGCTTTAACATCCATGTCAGTTGCCTCTGTTCCATGCTCATTGAATAGGACCTGGGGCGGGTCCCACACACCGAGGAGTCCTAGGTCGGTGCAAGTATCCTAAATGAAAAATCCCAGTAAAATTCTTTTTGTAAAACAGCACAAAACGTCATTCTAGGCCTAAGCTGATTACAGCCAACTGGTTTAAAGTTA carries:
- the LOC141876458 gene encoding uncharacterized protein LOC141876458, which translates into the protein MASAQVVEMSVANNSPSQDSSHSDDLFQSRYVTPGFKPCSYLMNLLHIHFSPLYIARKFQEPSLLQVKDTCTDLGLLGVWDPPQVLFNEHGTEATDMDVKAREKSAVKLFATCQLCSVGGRDISDVFSTLTRIFTFNGIIMILARPQDSF